From Verrucomicrobiota bacterium JB022, one genomic window encodes:
- a CDS encoding restriction endonuclease subunit S: MRNGWKIRPLEDVAVIQTGLSKSASRKGKLVDLPYLRVANVQAGRIDTTELKRIGVPESAIERYRVKKGDLLLTEGGDFDKLGRGALWDGSIPDCVHQNHVFVVRANENYLDRHFLALQTQAHHGKSYFLSCSKQSTNLASINTTQLKQFPALLPPLPEQRKIAEILGAWDDALEKLDTLIAAKTRRKQGLMQQLLTGKRRLPGFTGEWRKVAFGKLMQEQNRYVEFDDDYLYRLISVRRRAEGLFLREALHGRDIKTKVMKRVHTGDFLISKMQVVHGALGCVKTEFDGCYVSDSYEVLIPRNPEQLEVRFLDYLSRLKFFWHQAYACSHGVHIEKMTFVMRDFMKEKISIPKSRNEQAAIADILEASDSELQLLRNQRQALEQQKRGLMQQLLTGKVRVKV; the protein is encoded by the coding sequence ATGAGGAATGGATGGAAAATCAGACCTTTAGAAGATGTAGCGGTTATCCAAACAGGGTTATCAAAAAGCGCCTCTCGAAAGGGTAAATTAGTGGATTTGCCATATCTCAGAGTTGCAAATGTCCAAGCTGGACGAATTGACACCACCGAATTGAAACGAATCGGGGTGCCAGAGTCTGCCATTGAACGCTACAGGGTCAAAAAAGGGGACCTCCTTCTAACCGAAGGTGGCGATTTCGACAAACTTGGGCGTGGAGCTCTTTGGGATGGTTCAATTCCTGACTGTGTACACCAAAACCACGTTTTTGTCGTACGAGCTAACGAGAACTATCTAGACCGTCACTTTCTGGCCCTTCAAACACAGGCCCATCACGGCAAATCCTATTTTCTATCCTGCTCCAAGCAATCGACAAATCTTGCGAGCATAAATACCACCCAGCTGAAACAATTCCCTGCGCTTCTCCCTCCTCTTCCAGAGCAGCGGAAAATTGCCGAGATACTGGGGGCGTGGGACGATGCGCTGGAAAAGCTCGACACTCTCATCGCCGCCAAAACGCGCCGCAAACAGGGCCTCATGCAACAGTTGCTGACCGGCAAACGCCGCCTGCCAGGCTTTACGGGGGAGTGGCGGAAGGTGGCATTTGGGAAGTTGATGCAGGAACAGAACCGATATGTTGAATTTGATGATGATTACCTTTATCGACTGATCAGTGTCCGGAGGCGGGCAGAAGGGTTATTTCTTCGGGAAGCACTACACGGCCGGGATATCAAGACTAAGGTGATGAAACGTGTCCATACCGGCGACTTCCTTATCTCAAAAATGCAAGTCGTCCATGGAGCGCTCGGTTGCGTTAAAACGGAATTTGACGGATGCTATGTATCGGACTCGTATGAAGTGCTTATTCCCAGGAATCCCGAACAATTGGAGGTCCGATTTTTAGACTATCTCTCACGCCTAAAGTTCTTCTGGCACCAAGCCTACGCGTGTAGTCATGGAGTGCATATTGAAAAAATGACCTTTGTGATGCGGGACTTCATGAAGGAAAAGATATCGATTCCCAAAAGTCGGAATGAACAAGCTGCAATTGCTGATATATTGGAAGCCAGCGACTCTGAACTTCAACTTCTACGTAACCAGCGCCAAGCACTGGAACAGCAGAAGCGTGGGCTGATGCAACAACTGCTGACTGGAAAGGTGAGGGTGAAGGTATGA
- a CDS encoding toll/interleukin-1 receptor domain-containing protein: MNDEREPTVFISYSHDSKPHKQWVLELAQKLRREEINVIIDQWDLEPGEDLSTFMNYWVRESDRVLLICTETYVQKADDGKGGAGYEAMIVTSELMEDLGSTKFIPVIRQAKGSFRMPQKMGLRFAINLSETCDEAQENLETLVGKLHQEPPPTKPPLGVRQRPQSHLTVQELVPAQAGTADTPESAFTKGLQTAQQGDTASWRRLISGYRSECNQALTTWREVAQQNPPHNERDLITFATRGLSCYQKLFAATLGGIDTDREPFSRHNSLIMDLLNPRGWEHSGLVVLVYLPETATWLFQALAGAMFTRTQRAGLAMDLVSQRVQKRHTSETSPLFLLNNIIGWPKSLGESCSTAWKYLYNLPDVFGWVKLAFGDDDSFKISISSHYLMLSWMEFIAALKSGEKIEAANEPRHFSIPPQFAASPDLMRSATLLLESRSDFQQYAERAGVSQEMQKRYWANWIHQIGSWQWRVHHYYSDNSSLHHLKFFTEDIYR; encoded by the coding sequence ATGAATGACGAACGCGAACCAACGGTTTTCATTTCTTACTCTCATGACTCGAAACCACACAAGCAGTGGGTGCTGGAGCTAGCACAGAAGCTGCGTCGCGAGGAAATCAATGTAATCATTGATCAATGGGATCTCGAGCCGGGCGAAGATCTTTCGACCTTCATGAATTATTGGGTTCGCGAATCTGATCGGGTGTTGCTGATTTGTACAGAAACTTATGTCCAAAAAGCTGACGATGGCAAGGGGGGAGCCGGCTACGAAGCGATGATTGTGACGAGCGAACTTATGGAGGACTTGGGCAGCACGAAGTTTATCCCAGTTATTCGCCAGGCAAAAGGCAGCTTCAGAATGCCACAAAAGATGGGACTTCGATTTGCAATTAACCTGTCTGAGACTTGTGATGAAGCACAGGAAAATCTGGAGACGCTCGTTGGCAAACTCCATCAGGAGCCTCCTCCAACCAAGCCCCCACTTGGGGTCAGACAGCGCCCACAATCACATCTTACTGTTCAAGAGCTAGTCCCTGCACAAGCTGGAACCGCAGATACTCCTGAAAGCGCATTCACAAAGGGGTTGCAAACTGCGCAACAAGGGGACACTGCATCTTGGCGAAGGCTGATTTCTGGCTACAGGAGCGAGTGCAATCAAGCGTTAACCACATGGCGAGAAGTCGCACAGCAAAACCCGCCACACAATGAGAGAGATTTAATTACGTTTGCCACCAGAGGGCTGTCCTGTTATCAAAAGCTCTTTGCGGCCACACTTGGTGGGATCGACACCGACCGAGAACCTTTCTCGCGCCACAACTCACTGATCATGGACCTCCTTAATCCACGAGGTTGGGAACATAGCGGCCTCGTGGTTCTTGTATATCTTCCTGAAACTGCAACTTGGTTATTTCAAGCTTTGGCTGGTGCCATGTTTACCCGAACCCAGAGGGCAGGACTTGCCATGGATCTAGTATCTCAAAGGGTACAAAAGAGACACACAAGCGAGACTTCTCCCCTATTTCTCCTAAATAACATCATAGGCTGGCCAAAATCTTTGGGAGAAAGCTGTAGCACAGCTTGGAAATACTTATACAATCTCCCGGATGTATTTGGATGGGTAAAGCTGGCATTTGGCGACGACGATAGCTTCAAAATTAGCATCTCCAGCCACTATCTAATGCTCTCCTGGATGGAGTTTATTGCTGCCTTAAAATCAGGTGAAAAAATTGAAGCAGCAAATGAACCACGTCATTTCTCTATTCCCCCGCAATTTGCTGCAAGCCCCGATCTGATGCGTAGCGCCACTCTGCTCCTCGAAAGTAGAAGCGACTTCCAGCAGTATGCTGAGCGCGCAGGTGTTTCACAAGAAATGCAAAAACGATATTGGGCTAATTGGATCCATCAGATAGGCAGTTGGCAATGGCGAGTGCATCATTATTACAGCGACAACAGCTCTTTACACCACCTCAAGTTCTTTACAGAAGACATTTACCGATAG
- a CDS encoding type I restriction endonuclease subunit R, which yields MSTPSFLESHSSQIPAVQVLQAMGYSYLSPEEVALERRGRLGNVLLEGLLAKQLKRLNRVRSKGVEQYFTDEAVQEAIRRLAEVPYDGLCRTSEKIYDLLNLGTSVDQTIEGVTKGYTMHFIDWAHPRNNVFHVTTEYRVARTASQDTRRPDIVCFVNGIPFVVIECKRRDEKHSLEAAIKQNIRNWQPEEIPQLYTYATLALALNKEEGRYGTTGTPEKFWSAWKELYDVSKEVHVLINQAPRLTEHEKLFSGEFAYAKEYFENLASNGAREVTGQDALLHSLCRPERLLDIARGFVVFDEGGTVKKVARYQQYFAIKKTLERVRQKDTEGRRKGGVIWHTQGSGKSLTMVMLGKALALDTQIPSPRIVLVTDRVDLDEQIFKTFVQCGKEPLMARTGSHLLELLANDGVPVVTTVLDKFRAASNANNKFQNPNPDIFVLVDESHRSQYGQANIRMQKALPNACFLGFTGTPLMKVEKNTAQRFGGFIDPAYTIRDAVDDGAVVPLLYEGRHIMQEVNQKAVDRMFDEMAEGLSPEQKADLKRKFASRNELNRLESRLYLIAHDVAKHYRKTWKGTGFKGQLTAPGKKEALMIKRFMDQFCGVTSEVLISGPDEREGDGEDPADENVMKFWKDQMAKHGNEKEYNRNVINSFKHGDDPEIIIVVDKLLTGFDAPRNVVLYIARNLKEHTLLQAIARVNRLHPGKDFGYIIDYFGVITQLHDALELYSSLGEKFHQQDLDGALQDVRDELKRLPTLRDALWDLFRTVTNKADDEAYIQILEDELVREKFYVRLSEFSRLLKAALSTLYWLSHENPETVERYKKDAAFFQSLRASAKLRYAEEVDYRDYEKQIQKMLSTFVQADEVIQVVDPVNIFERKAFQAEVDKVQSPRAKADTIANRIKKTIAEKMDEDPFLYRKLSALLQETIDKYRDDRRYEAEYLSRVVEILEQVRQGRRDDTPEILKERDLAKAVYGTLQDRLQPHLSGFRPTAEEESVSNASSSDKNGSLMANLACEIEEIVLRHAVVRWRDNMDAQNRMRNELDDLLFDIQNTQEVHLEDDELDAIIDSIIQIARSRQDV from the coding sequence ATGTCCACCCCCTCTTTCCTCGAGTCTCACAGCAGCCAGATTCCCGCCGTGCAGGTGCTGCAGGCGATGGGATACAGTTACCTTTCCCCGGAAGAAGTGGCGCTGGAGCGGAGGGGTCGGCTGGGCAATGTGTTGCTCGAAGGGTTGCTGGCCAAGCAGTTGAAGCGCCTCAACCGGGTCCGCAGCAAGGGCGTAGAGCAGTATTTTACGGATGAAGCTGTTCAGGAGGCAATTCGACGTCTGGCCGAGGTGCCCTACGATGGGCTCTGCCGCACCAGTGAAAAAATTTACGACCTGCTGAACTTGGGCACGAGTGTCGACCAAACTATTGAAGGGGTGACGAAGGGCTACACCATGCACTTCATCGACTGGGCCCACCCGCGCAACAACGTCTTTCACGTCACCACAGAATACCGGGTGGCGCGCACCGCCAGCCAGGACACCCGCCGCCCGGACATCGTCTGCTTCGTCAACGGGATTCCTTTTGTCGTGATCGAATGCAAGCGCCGGGACGAAAAGCATTCATTGGAAGCTGCCATCAAACAAAACATCCGCAACTGGCAGCCGGAGGAGATACCGCAGCTCTACACCTACGCTACCTTAGCCTTGGCGTTAAACAAAGAGGAGGGCCGCTACGGCACCACCGGCACGCCGGAAAAGTTCTGGAGCGCCTGGAAGGAACTCTACGATGTCTCAAAAGAAGTTCATGTCCTGATCAATCAGGCACCTCGGCTGACCGAACATGAGAAGCTCTTCAGCGGTGAATTTGCCTACGCTAAGGAGTATTTCGAAAATCTGGCCAGCAACGGGGCGCGCGAAGTCACCGGCCAAGACGCCCTACTCCATTCCCTCTGCCGGCCCGAGCGCCTGCTGGACATTGCCCGAGGCTTTGTCGTCTTTGATGAAGGGGGCACGGTCAAAAAAGTGGCGCGCTACCAACAGTATTTTGCGATCAAAAAAACGCTCGAGCGCGTCAGGCAAAAAGACACGGAAGGCCGTCGCAAGGGAGGCGTAATCTGGCACACCCAGGGATCGGGCAAGTCATTGACGATGGTCATGCTCGGCAAGGCCTTGGCTCTGGACACCCAGATTCCCAGCCCGCGCATTGTATTGGTAACCGACCGAGTGGACCTCGATGAGCAGATCTTCAAGACTTTCGTGCAATGTGGCAAAGAGCCCCTGATGGCCCGCACGGGTAGCCACCTGCTGGAATTGCTGGCCAACGACGGTGTCCCCGTGGTGACTACGGTGCTCGACAAATTTCGGGCAGCTTCCAACGCCAATAACAAATTCCAGAACCCGAACCCGGATATTTTCGTGTTGGTGGATGAAAGCCATCGTTCCCAATACGGTCAGGCCAACATCCGGATGCAGAAGGCGCTGCCCAACGCATGCTTTCTGGGCTTTACCGGCACTCCACTGATGAAGGTGGAAAAAAATACCGCCCAACGCTTCGGTGGTTTCATCGATCCGGCCTACACGATTCGGGATGCCGTCGATGATGGGGCGGTAGTTCCTCTCCTCTACGAAGGCCGTCATATCATGCAAGAGGTCAATCAGAAAGCCGTCGACCGCATGTTTGATGAGATGGCTGAAGGGCTTTCTCCCGAACAAAAGGCCGACCTCAAACGCAAATTTGCCTCCCGGAACGAACTCAACCGCCTGGAAAGCCGTCTCTACCTGATCGCTCACGATGTAGCCAAGCACTACCGGAAGACCTGGAAGGGAACCGGTTTCAAAGGGCAACTGACTGCGCCGGGGAAAAAAGAAGCGCTGATGATCAAGCGCTTCATGGACCAGTTCTGCGGCGTCACATCGGAAGTTTTGATTTCCGGCCCAGACGAGCGGGAAGGAGACGGTGAAGATCCTGCCGATGAGAATGTAATGAAGTTCTGGAAGGACCAGATGGCGAAGCACGGGAACGAGAAAGAATACAACCGTAATGTCATCAACAGCTTCAAACATGGAGACGATCCAGAAATCATCATCGTCGTGGATAAGCTCCTTACCGGTTTTGACGCCCCCCGAAACGTAGTTCTCTACATCGCCCGGAATTTAAAGGAGCATACGCTTTTGCAAGCCATTGCCCGCGTGAATCGCCTGCATCCGGGAAAAGACTTCGGCTACATCATCGACTATTTTGGGGTAATCACGCAACTGCATGACGCGTTGGAACTCTATAGCTCCTTGGGGGAGAAATTCCACCAGCAGGATTTGGACGGAGCCCTTCAGGATGTGCGCGATGAGCTAAAGCGCCTCCCCACCCTTCGAGATGCGCTGTGGGATCTTTTTCGGACCGTCACAAATAAGGCGGACGATGAGGCTTACATCCAGATCCTCGAAGACGAGCTTGTCCGGGAAAAGTTTTACGTCCGGTTGTCAGAATTCTCCCGCCTCCTCAAGGCGGCACTCTCGACGCTTTACTGGCTCAGCCACGAAAACCCCGAAACAGTCGAACGCTACAAGAAAGACGCTGCATTCTTTCAGTCCCTCCGGGCCTCGGCCAAGCTGCGCTACGCAGAAGAGGTAGATTATCGGGACTATGAAAAACAAATTCAAAAAATGCTCAGCACATTTGTTCAAGCCGACGAGGTCATTCAAGTTGTCGATCCAGTGAACATTTTTGAGCGTAAGGCATTCCAAGCAGAGGTGGACAAAGTCCAGTCCCCCCGCGCAAAAGCCGACACCATCGCAAACAGGATTAAAAAGACAATTGCTGAGAAAATGGACGAAGATCCGTTTCTTTACAGAAAACTCTCTGCCTTACTTCAGGAAACGATAGACAAATATCGGGATGATCGTCGTTATGAAGCAGAATATCTCTCCCGAGTTGTTGAAATCCTGGAACAAGTACGTCAAGGCCGACGAGATGATACGCCGGAAATCCTAAAAGAACGGGATTTAGCCAAGGCCGTTTATGGAACTCTTCAAGATCGACTACAACCACACTTGTCAGGCTTTCGTCCAACGGCAGAAGAAGAATCGGTTTCCAACGCATCTAGCAGCGACAAAAATGGAAGCTTGATGGCGAACTTAGCCTGTGAAATTGAAGAAATTGTTCTACGTCATGCGGTAGTGCGCTGGAGGGATAACATGGATGCCCAAAATCGCATGAGAAACGAATTGGACGACCTTCTTTTCGACATACAAAATACACAAGAAGTCCACCTCGAGGACGATGAGCTGGATGCAATTATCGATTCCATCATCCAGATTGCACGTAGCCGTCAAGATGTCTGA
- a CDS encoding SprT family zinc-dependent metalloprotease: protein MSDPETIETAVGLAQLHRSKRKTLAISVLPNGDLVLVAPVDAQEAEILKRVEHRRSWIIRKRHEFEEMNRNRVPLRYQSGATHRYLGKQYRLKVDVGPTPSVKLKGSYFHITSKSTEPQAVERLLTGWYREKAHFHFESRIRRWDSWCIHRQLPTPRLQLLVMPKRWGSSDQSGRIALNPELVKAPSICIDYVVAHEICHLVHPGHGKAFYNQLEQMFPAWRAVKQRLEQTM, encoded by the coding sequence ATGTCTGATCCTGAAACGATCGAAACGGCTGTCGGGCTGGCACAGCTGCATCGTTCCAAACGCAAGACTTTGGCAATTAGCGTGCTGCCCAACGGGGATCTTGTACTAGTGGCCCCAGTAGATGCACAAGAAGCAGAAATACTGAAGCGAGTAGAGCATCGGCGCTCGTGGATCATTCGAAAGCGCCACGAATTTGAAGAAATGAATCGAAACCGGGTGCCCCTGCGGTATCAAAGTGGCGCTACCCACCGATATCTTGGAAAGCAATACCGTCTCAAGGTGGACGTTGGCCCAACACCTTCGGTAAAACTTAAAGGCTCCTACTTTCATATAACCTCCAAATCCACCGAACCACAAGCGGTCGAGCGTCTACTAACTGGGTGGTACCGGGAGAAAGCTCATTTTCACTTTGAATCTCGGATTCGTCGGTGGGATTCCTGGTGCATACACCGGCAGCTCCCTACCCCACGCCTTCAGCTCCTCGTGATGCCAAAACGCTGGGGCAGCTCAGACCAGTCAGGACGAATTGCCTTAAACCCTGAACTAGTTAAAGCACCATCCATATGCATCGACTACGTAGTAGCGCATGAAATCTGCCATTTGGTACATCCGGGGCATGGAAAAGCATTTTACAACCAGCTAGAACAAATGTTTCCGGCTTGGCGGGCAGTAAAGCAGCGGCTGGAGCAGACGATGTAA